The genomic stretch TGAGGTACTGGCATGTGTGACCACCCATGAACGAGGTCTTCAAGGCCCTCTCCGACCCCACCCGGCGCGACATTCTCGCCGCCCTGCGCCAGGGCGAACAGACCGCCGGACAGCTCGCCGACCGCTTCCCCCTCAGCAAGAGCACCCTGAGCGGTCACTTCGCCGTGCTGAAGGCCGCCGACCTGATCGACAGCGAGAAACGCGGCACCACCGTCATCTACCGCCTGAACACCACCGTCTTCCAGGACGTCCTGAGCCACATGCTCACTCTGTTCGGCCCCGCCAGCGACCACCCCACCCGAAAGGAGAACCCCTGATGCGCCCCTGGCTTGCCCTCCTCCCCTTCCCGCTGACCTTCGCCCTGGCCGCCTGGAGCCTCCCACAGCAGCCCGCCCGCCTGCCCACCCACTGGGGCGTGGACGGTCAGCCCGACGCCTGGGGCAGCGCCGCGCAGGCCCTGTTCCAGCTGCCCGCCCTGCTCCTGCCCGCCGCCCTGCTGCTGCTGTACCTGGGCCGGGTGCCGTCCCAGCGCCGGAACGCACCCCTTCTGCAGCTGGTCGCGCTGGGCCTGGGCCTGCTGGCCCTCACGCAGACGGCCGCGCTGGCCTTCGCCTGGGACAGCAACCGCGCCCTGCTGGTCGGCCTGGGGCTGCTGTTCACGCTAATCGGCAACGTGATGGGCCGCGCGCACCCCAGTGCGTTCGTGGGCCTGCGCACCCCCTGGGTGTTCCTGAGCCGCCGCGCGTGGCACGCCTCGCAGCGCCGCAGCGGCGTGTGGTTCGTCGGCCTGGGCGTGGGTCTGCTGCTCGCTGCCCTGCTGGTGCCCACCGCGTGGCTGACCCCGTGGGTGGCCCCCTACGCCCTGCTGGCCGCCGTGGCCATCATGCTGGGTGTCCTGACGTACGCCTCTTAC from Deinococcus soli (ex Cha et al. 2016) encodes the following:
- a CDS encoding autorepressor SdpR family transcription factor gives rise to the protein MNEVFKALSDPTRRDILAALRQGEQTAGQLADRFPLSKSTLSGHFAVLKAADLIDSEKRGTTVIYRLNTTVFQDVLSHMLTLFGPASDHPTRKENP
- a CDS encoding DUF1648 domain-containing protein, whose product is MRPWLALLPFPLTFALAAWSLPQQPARLPTHWGVDGQPDAWGSAAQALFQLPALLLPAALLLLYLGRVPSQRRNAPLLQLVALGLGLLALTQTAALAFAWDSNRALLVGLGLLFTLIGNVMGRAHPSAFVGLRTPWVFLSRRAWHASQRRSGVWFVGLGVGLLLAALLVPTAWLTPWVAPYALLAAVAIMLGVLTYASYRDWKTDPEPQPVQL